In Hymenobacter gelipurpurascens, one DNA window encodes the following:
- the fabD gene encoding ACP S-malonyltransferase, with the protein MKAVVFPGQGSQFSGMGRDLYEQHPEAKRLMEQANELLGFSLTDVMFSGSEEDLRRTDVTQPAIFLHSVALASVLPDLRPAMVAGHSLGEFSALVAAKVLKFEDALRLVAQRAQAMQAACQEQPGTMAAILGLDDETTARICREISEAGNVVVAANYNCPGQLVVSGSQRGIELACEQLKAAGAKRALPLPVGGAFHSPLMQSAEAALAQAIATTTFSAGICPVYQNVDAAPHTDPDEIRENLVRQLTAPVRWTQSVQRMVQDGATEFVECGPGKVLQGLVKKIVPEVAISSAS; encoded by the coding sequence GTGAAAGCAGTTGTTTTTCCTGGCCAAGGCAGCCAGTTTAGTGGCATGGGCCGCGACTTGTACGAGCAGCATCCTGAGGCTAAGCGCCTGATGGAGCAGGCCAATGAACTCCTGGGTTTCTCCCTGACGGACGTTATGTTCTCAGGCTCCGAAGAAGACCTGCGCCGCACCGATGTTACGCAGCCAGCTATCTTCCTGCACTCTGTAGCCCTGGCCTCCGTACTGCCCGATCTGCGCCCTGCTATGGTAGCAGGCCATTCACTCGGCGAGTTTTCGGCTCTGGTAGCGGCCAAGGTGCTCAAGTTTGAAGATGCCCTTCGGCTAGTGGCGCAGCGGGCCCAGGCCATGCAGGCCGCCTGCCAGGAGCAGCCCGGCACCATGGCCGCCATCTTGGGCCTCGATGATGAAACGACGGCCCGTATCTGCCGCGAAATCAGCGAAGCGGGCAACGTGGTGGTAGCTGCCAACTATAACTGCCCCGGTCAATTGGTGGTATCGGGCTCACAGCGTGGTATTGAGCTGGCCTGCGAGCAGCTGAAAGCTGCTGGTGCCAAGCGCGCCTTGCCGCTGCCGGTAGGAGGGGCCTTCCACTCGCCCCTGATGCAGTCGGCGGAAGCGGCGCTGGCTCAGGCTATTGCCACCACTACCTTCTCGGCCGGCATTTGCCCCGTGTACCAGAACGTAGATGCTGCCCCCCACACCGACCCCGACGAAATCCGCGAAAACCTGGTGCGCCAGCTCACGGCCCCGGTTCGCTGGACGCAGAGTGTGCAGCGCATGGTGCAGGATGGCGCCACCGAGTTTGTGGAGTGCGGCCCCGGTAAAGTGCTGCAGGGGCTGGTGAAGAAAATTGTGCCGGAAGTGGCCATTAGCTCCGCCAGCTAA
- a CDS encoding T9SS type B sorting domain-containing protein → MKLPLLNRAARLGLVLLVLVLVYGGFTPAAFATHLRAGDIQAKTDTTAARNPRRIFFKMVVYESSAGTTVTEDEVTIFFGDGTFSGERAIKRVSKTPVGCDGTTFRNVYYFEHTYPAPGQYTVHYVSENRSIGVRNMVESASQSFYVSSFITIDPALGINRSPILNAPAYDRAGLRQVFLHNPAASDPDGDSLSYELTPSRYVPGGVPAVLAQTGNNRNTPIPVTSIGFVFPNAVGSAVQVPYVGPPVGVDGSAAIFDQNPLTGQIVWNAPATAGDYNFAFKVREWRRIAGSRARLIGEYTRDMQVTVGNNNNLRPTITVPADLCVIAGTPVTGLVTATDPENQPVLLSAFGGMLPRPASFTQTAPGPPTARGTFTWTPTCLNIQSEPHQVLFKAEDRPLNNCGATLIDERVWRIRVIGPAPQNLRVAQVGNTAQLNWESYTCQNPGAQILIFRKENESNFTPGDCETGIPASAGYTQIGSVAVGSRTFIDDRNGLGLERGKKYCYRIYVQFARPAGGESIASNEACLTLQGRSARFTNVTVDRTAATNGQITVRWTKPAPTASFNAPVGYRLYRAVGQAGTTFPTTPLRTITNLNDTTFVDTEVGLNTLDNAYVYKLEFFSNTLATPNSPVLVETTGPASSVRVNTAADLLTNAVTLTWTYNVPWDNSKRPSTIYRREGTTGTYLPIAKVTGTTTGGTYVDRGTVRGPLVKGNTYCYYVKTNGTYDIARPDSLINLSQERCVVLSPVLCTPVLTLKPINCDSLASRLFELPATPASGQIYTNNLSWTLSNQPTADCSRNVASYILYYAPTPNDSLQVLATVPGTQTTYAHTGLKSAQGCYAVRAVDAAGTRSLLSNTACNDNCLLFLLPNIFTPNGDGKNDTFRPKVFSPIKRTNVKIFNRWGVKIYESDKDPLINWTGGGSGEGGQGAKASEGMYFYQAEVEFGDANGTKRTFKGWLQLNR, encoded by the coding sequence ATGAAGCTTCCGCTACTTAATCGCGCCGCCCGGCTGGGTTTGGTGCTACTGGTGTTGGTACTGGTCTACGGTGGATTTACGCCGGCTGCCTTTGCCACTCACCTACGTGCTGGCGACATACAGGCTAAAACAGATACTACTGCCGCCCGAAATCCCCGTCGCATCTTCTTTAAAATGGTGGTGTATGAGAGCAGCGCGGGCACCACTGTAACAGAAGATGAAGTAACCATATTTTTTGGCGATGGCACTTTTTCAGGAGAGCGGGCTATCAAGCGGGTCAGCAAAACCCCAGTGGGCTGCGACGGCACGACCTTCCGAAACGTGTACTATTTCGAGCATACATACCCTGCACCCGGCCAATATACAGTACATTATGTGAGCGAAAACCGCAGCATTGGGGTGCGGAACATGGTAGAGTCTGCATCGCAGAGCTTTTATGTTTCCTCATTTATTACGATTGACCCGGCTCTGGGCATCAATCGGTCGCCTATCCTAAATGCTCCTGCCTATGACAGGGCAGGCTTACGGCAGGTTTTTCTACACAACCCTGCTGCTTCTGACCCCGATGGCGACTCATTATCTTATGAGTTGACGCCAAGTAGATATGTGCCCGGTGGTGTACCTGCTGTGTTGGCCCAGACAGGCAACAACCGAAACACACCTATCCCGGTTACTAGTATCGGTTTTGTGTTTCCTAACGCAGTAGGATCAGCCGTACAGGTGCCGTATGTAGGACCTCCTGTTGGCGTAGATGGAAGTGCGGCTATATTTGACCAAAACCCACTTACGGGCCAGATAGTCTGGAATGCTCCCGCGACAGCCGGCGATTATAACTTTGCTTTTAAGGTGCGGGAATGGCGCCGGATAGCTGGTAGCCGGGCCCGCCTGATTGGCGAATACACCCGGGACATGCAGGTAACGGTAGGCAACAACAACAACCTCCGGCCTACCATCACGGTGCCCGCCGACTTGTGCGTAATAGCCGGCACGCCCGTGACTGGCCTAGTAACCGCCACTGACCCCGAAAATCAGCCGGTGCTGCTTTCCGCTTTTGGCGGGATGCTTCCGCGGCCAGCATCGTTTACGCAAACGGCGCCCGGCCCACCTACCGCCCGGGGCACGTTTACCTGGACGCCCACTTGCCTGAATATTCAGTCGGAGCCACACCAAGTGCTGTTTAAAGCGGAGGACCGGCCTCTGAACAACTGTGGCGCTACCTTGATTGATGAACGCGTCTGGCGCATCAGGGTGATAGGGCCGGCGCCGCAAAACCTACGAGTGGCGCAGGTAGGGAATACGGCCCAGCTCAACTGGGAAAGCTACACTTGCCAAAACCCGGGCGCCCAGATCCTGATTTTCCGGAAGGAAAACGAATCAAACTTCACGCCCGGCGATTGTGAAACCGGTATTCCGGCATCGGCCGGCTATACCCAAATTGGCTCTGTTGCGGTGGGAAGCCGCACGTTTATTGATGATCGGAATGGCCTAGGGCTGGAGCGCGGCAAGAAGTACTGCTACCGTATTTACGTGCAGTTTGCCAGGCCTGCCGGTGGCGAGAGCATTGCCTCCAACGAAGCCTGCCTGACCTTGCAAGGCCGCTCGGCTCGTTTCACTAACGTAACTGTAGACCGCACGGCCGCCACCAATGGCCAGATTACGGTGCGCTGGACCAAGCCTGCTCCTACAGCTAGCTTCAATGCGCCAGTTGGCTACCGCCTGTACCGGGCTGTAGGCCAGGCGGGCACTACCTTCCCAACCACGCCGTTGCGTACGATTACCAACCTGAATGACACCACGTTCGTGGATACGGAGGTTGGCCTGAATACGCTCGACAATGCTTATGTCTATAAGCTGGAGTTCTTCAGCAATACCCTGGCTACCCCAAACTCGCCGGTTTTGGTGGAAACCACCGGACCTGCTTCCAGCGTGCGGGTGAATACCGCCGCCGACTTGCTGACCAACGCCGTAACCCTGACCTGGACCTATAATGTGCCCTGGGATAACTCGAAGCGCCCCTCCACCATCTACCGTCGCGAAGGCACTACCGGCACTTACCTGCCCATTGCGAAAGTAACGGGCACTACTACCGGCGGCACATATGTCGACCGGGGTACGGTTCGGGGCCCGCTGGTGAAGGGGAATACCTATTGCTACTACGTCAAGACTAATGGCACCTATGACATTGCGCGGCCCGACTCGCTCATTAACTTGAGCCAGGAGCGGTGCGTGGTGCTGTCGCCGGTGCTGTGTACGCCCGTCCTGACGCTGAAGCCAATCAATTGCGACAGTTTGGCGAGTCGGCTGTTTGAGTTGCCTGCTACCCCAGCCAGCGGGCAGATCTACACCAACAACCTTAGCTGGACGCTCAGCAATCAGCCAACGGCAGATTGTAGCCGAAACGTGGCTTCGTATATCCTGTATTACGCGCCTACGCCCAACGACTCGTTGCAGGTATTAGCCACGGTGCCCGGTACGCAAACCACGTATGCCCACACCGGACTTAAGTCTGCGCAGGGCTGCTATGCCGTGCGCGCAGTGGATGCCGCCGGTACGCGCAGTCTGCTCAGTAATACCGCGTGCAATGATAACTGCTTGCTCTTTCTGCTGCCTAACATCTTTACCCCGAACGGTGACGGCAAGAATGATACCTTCCGACCCAAGGTTTTCAGCCCCATCAAGCGTACCAACGTGAAGATTTTCAACCGTTGGGGCGTGAAGATTTATGAAAGCGACAAAGACCCCCTCATCAACTGGACGGGTGGGGGCAGTGGCGAAGGCGGGCAAGGTGCCAAGGCTTCGGAAGGCATGTATTTTTATCAGGCCGAAGTAGAGTTTGGCGATGCTAACGGCACGAAGCGCACCTTCAAAGGGTGGTTGCAACTGAACCGCTAA
- a CDS encoding succinate dehydrogenase cytochrome b subunit produces the protein MSWITKTFSSSIGRKIIMAVTGLFLCSFLVVHLLINLQMLRHDGGASFNFWAEFMGTNPVIRFMEIVLMLGLLAHIYQGLSLALKNRKARGAQGYVSNHSEKNSQWASRNMALLGTLLLIFLIVHLMNFWIRSRFDAMGGLAEVRVPNLDHPVGDLYSVAAASFKIPWYVALYALAQIALGYHLWHGFRSGFQTLGLSHRKYTPAIYMTGYGFSVIIALLFALIPLVMFFSSAYQPRPATGNTVEQSLTTEPALR, from the coding sequence ATGAGTTGGATAACAAAAACCTTCTCCAGCAGCATTGGCCGCAAAATCATTATGGCCGTAACGGGCCTGTTTCTTTGCTCCTTTCTCGTCGTTCATTTGCTGATTAACCTGCAGATGCTACGCCACGATGGCGGCGCTTCTTTTAACTTCTGGGCCGAATTTATGGGTACCAACCCCGTAATCCGGTTTATGGAAATAGTACTGATGCTGGGCCTGCTGGCGCACATCTACCAAGGCCTGTCATTGGCCCTGAAAAACAGAAAAGCCCGGGGTGCTCAGGGTTACGTTTCTAATCACTCAGAGAAGAACTCGCAATGGGCTTCGCGCAACATGGCCCTGCTCGGCACCCTGCTCCTGATCTTCCTGATTGTGCACCTGATGAACTTCTGGATTCGCTCCCGGTTTGATGCTATGGGTGGCCTAGCCGAAGTGCGGGTACCTAACTTAGATCATCCGGTTGGCGACTTGTATTCTGTGGCAGCTGCTTCCTTCAAAATACCTTGGTACGTGGCATTGTACGCCCTGGCCCAGATTGCGCTTGGCTACCACCTCTGGCACGGCTTCCGGAGCGGTTTCCAGACGCTGGGACTCAGCCACCGCAAGTACACACCAGCCATCTACATGACGGGCTACGGCTTCTCCGTCATCATTGCTCTCCTGTTTGCCCTGATTCCGCTGGTGATGTTCTTCAGCTCGGCCTACCAGCCGCGGCCAGCCACGGGTAATACCGTGGAACAGTCACTCACAACGGAGCCGGCCCTTCGCTAG
- a CDS encoding fumarate reductase/succinate dehydrogenase flavoprotein subunit, with product MILDSKIPEGPLAEKWDKHKFNVKLVNPANKRKYDVIIVGTGLAGASAAASLAELGYNVKAFTYHDSPRRAHSIAAQGGINAAKNYQNDGDSVYRLFYDTVKGGDYRAREANVYRLAQVSVNIIDQCVAQGVPFAREYGGLLANRSFGGAQVSRTFYARGQTGQQLLLGAYSALSRQVAYGKVKLYTRSEMLDLVVVDGQARGIITRNLITGEIEQHAAHAVVLATGGYGNVFYLSTNAKYCNATAAWRAHKKGAFFANPCFTQIHPTCIPVSGDYQSKLTLMSESLRNDGRVWVPATKETAERLRKGEIRVTDIKEEDRDYFLERKYPAFGNLVPRDVASRNAKQMCDEGRGVGSSGLAVYLDFAEIIQRTGAEAVSQKYGNLFDMYAKITGENPYEQPMRIYPAVHYTMGGLWVDYNLQTTVPGLYATGECNFSDHGANRLGASALMQGLADGYFVIPYTIGDYLAQTAPKPVTTDHPAFKEAEAEVHARVQKLMSINGTRTPDDFHKALGHIMWEYCGMARTAEGLQHAKREIQKLRQEFWSDLKLAGTETEMNQALEKAGRVADFLELGELMVDDAYDRNESCGGHFREEYQTPEGEALRDDEHYAYVAAWEYQGDNQPEKLNKEELVFENVKLTQRSYK from the coding sequence ATGATACTGGATTCCAAAATTCCCGAAGGGCCTTTGGCCGAGAAGTGGGACAAGCATAAGTTCAACGTCAAGCTGGTAAACCCAGCTAACAAGCGCAAGTACGACGTTATTATAGTTGGCACTGGCCTAGCCGGTGCTTCTGCCGCAGCTTCCCTGGCTGAGCTGGGCTACAACGTTAAGGCGTTTACCTATCACGATTCTCCTCGTCGCGCGCACTCTATTGCCGCGCAGGGCGGTATCAATGCTGCCAAAAACTACCAGAACGACGGTGACTCGGTTTACCGCTTGTTCTACGATACTGTTAAAGGAGGTGACTACAGAGCCCGCGAAGCCAACGTGTATCGCCTGGCGCAGGTATCTGTAAACATCATCGACCAATGCGTAGCGCAAGGCGTGCCCTTCGCCCGTGAATACGGCGGACTGCTGGCTAACCGCTCCTTCGGGGGTGCTCAGGTAAGCCGCACGTTCTACGCCCGTGGCCAGACCGGACAGCAGTTGTTGCTGGGCGCCTATTCGGCTCTCTCGCGCCAGGTGGCCTACGGCAAGGTAAAACTCTACACCCGCAGCGAAATGCTGGATCTGGTGGTAGTAGATGGCCAGGCCCGCGGCATTATTACCCGTAACCTGATTACGGGTGAAATTGAACAGCATGCAGCACATGCTGTAGTGTTGGCCACTGGAGGCTATGGCAACGTATTCTACCTGAGCACCAACGCCAAGTATTGCAATGCAACGGCGGCATGGCGTGCGCACAAAAAAGGCGCATTCTTCGCCAACCCTTGCTTCACGCAGATTCACCCTACCTGCATCCCCGTATCCGGCGACTACCAGTCGAAACTGACGCTCATGTCGGAATCGTTGCGTAACGACGGACGGGTGTGGGTTCCGGCAACCAAGGAAACCGCCGAGCGTTTGCGCAAAGGCGAAATCCGGGTTACCGATATTAAAGAAGAAGACCGCGACTACTTCCTGGAGCGCAAATACCCCGCTTTCGGTAACCTGGTACCGCGCGACGTAGCTTCCCGCAACGCCAAGCAGATGTGCGACGAAGGCCGTGGTGTAGGCTCCTCAGGCCTGGCCGTGTACCTCGACTTCGCTGAGATTATCCAGCGCACCGGTGCCGAAGCAGTTAGCCAGAAGTACGGCAACCTGTTCGATATGTACGCCAAAATCACTGGCGAGAACCCCTACGAGCAGCCCATGCGCATCTATCCTGCGGTGCACTACACTATGGGTGGCCTATGGGTTGACTACAACCTGCAGACCACGGTACCTGGCCTATACGCTACCGGCGAGTGTAACTTCTCCGACCACGGTGCCAACCGCCTCGGCGCTTCGGCTCTGATGCAGGGCTTAGCAGATGGCTACTTCGTAATTCCCTATACCATTGGTGATTACTTGGCTCAGACTGCTCCTAAGCCTGTTACTACCGACCACCCTGCCTTCAAGGAGGCCGAAGCCGAAGTACACGCTCGAGTACAGAAGCTGATGAGCATCAATGGCACGCGCACTCCCGACGATTTTCACAAGGCGCTAGGCCACATCATGTGGGAGTATTGCGGTATGGCTCGTACGGCTGAGGGTCTGCAGCACGCCAAGAGAGAAATTCAGAAGCTCCGCCAGGAATTCTGGAGCGACCTGAAGTTGGCGGGCACAGAAACCGAGATGAACCAAGCACTGGAGAAAGCCGGCCGCGTGGCTGACTTCCTGGAGCTTGGTGAGCTCATGGTGGATGATGCGTACGACCGCAACGAAAGCTGCGGTGGCCACTTCCGTGAAGAATACCAGACGCCAGAAGGCGAAGCTCTCCGCGACGACGAGCATTACGCTTATGTAGCCGCTTGGGAATATCAGGGCGACAATCAGCCGGAGAAACTCAACAAGGAAGAGCTGGTGTTTGAAAACGTGAAGCTCACGCAGCGTAGCTATAAGTAA
- a CDS encoding succinate dehydrogenase/fumarate reductase iron-sulfur subunit: MNLTLKVWRQKSRNTEGRIVDYQVKDISPDMSFLEMLDVLNEDLLRQGDEPVAFDHDCREGICGSCNLFINGRAHGPEAGTTTCQLHMRKFSDGDTITIEPWRAAAFPVNKDLSVDRSAFDRIIQAGGYVSVNTGGSPDANEIPIPKEIADRAFEAATCIGCGACVAACKNASAMLFVSAKVSQLALLPQGHVERNTRVENMVAQMDKEGFGACTNIGSCAAECPVGISLENIAILNREFLSAKATSNNLA, from the coding sequence ATGAATCTCACGCTGAAAGTGTGGCGGCAGAAAAGCCGTAACACCGAAGGCCGCATCGTGGATTATCAGGTAAAAGACATTTCCCCGGATATGTCGTTCCTGGAAATGCTCGACGTATTAAATGAAGACCTGCTGCGCCAAGGCGATGAGCCGGTAGCCTTCGACCACGACTGCCGCGAGGGTATTTGTGGTTCGTGCAACCTGTTCATCAATGGTCGTGCACATGGCCCGGAGGCTGGCACTACTACTTGCCAGCTGCATATGCGGAAGTTTTCCGATGGTGACACTATCACCATCGAACCCTGGCGCGCCGCTGCTTTTCCCGTCAATAAAGACCTGAGCGTAGACCGCTCGGCCTTCGACCGGATTATCCAGGCAGGTGGTTACGTTTCGGTAAACACGGGCGGCTCGCCTGACGCAAACGAAATTCCAATCCCAAAGGAAATTGCTGACCGTGCTTTTGAGGCCGCTACCTGCATTGGTTGCGGTGCGTGCGTTGCAGCCTGCAAAAATGCCTCGGCTATGCTATTCGTTTCGGCGAAAGTAAGCCAGTTGGCTTTGTTGCCCCAAGGCCACGTAGAGCGCAATACCCGTGTAGAAAACATGGTAGCGCAGATGGACAAAGAAGGGTTTGGTGCCTGCACCAATATTGGCTCGTGCGCTGCTGAATGCCCCGTAGGCATTTCCCTGGAAAACATTGCCATTCTCAACCGCGAATTCCTGTCGGCAAAGGCCACCTCGAATAACCTTGCGTAG
- a CDS encoding NADPH-dependent FMN reductase, whose product MITVIAGTNRPNSRARRLAEYYGHLLTERGADYRILDLMELPVDFTTTALYHNTGNHEHFNQLVAMAEAADKLVFIVPEYNCSFPGVLKAFIDGLPYPGGIRGKKAALVGLSSGGQGGLLPLNHLTDVLMYLGTAVLPQRVRLPFIDKHLTGEGLLTEPLYQQLLREQVAELLAF is encoded by the coding sequence ATGATAACCGTCATTGCCGGCACAAACCGCCCTAACTCTCGCGCTCGTCGTCTGGCAGAGTATTATGGCCACTTGCTCACGGAGCGCGGAGCAGACTATCGGATTTTGGATCTGATGGAATTACCCGTTGACTTTACCACCACGGCGCTTTACCACAACACCGGCAACCATGAGCATTTCAACCAGCTGGTGGCGATGGCCGAAGCGGCCGATAAGCTGGTATTTATTGTACCCGAATACAACTGCTCTTTCCCCGGAGTGTTGAAGGCCTTCATCGACGGCCTCCCCTATCCGGGCGGAATCCGAGGCAAAAAAGCAGCCCTTGTAGGCCTGTCATCGGGCGGCCAGGGCGGGCTGCTCCCACTCAACCATCTCACCGACGTACTCATGTACCTGGGCACGGCCGTACTGCCTCAGCGTGTCCGGCTTCCTTTCATCGATAAGCATTTAACGGGAGAAGGCCTGCTCACGGAGCCTCTATATCAGCAGTTGCTTCGCGAGCAGGTAGCTGAACTCCTTGCCTTTTAG
- the ftsZ gene encoding cell division protein FtsZ, which produces MNFTFDIPAQSRSIIKVIGVGGGGSNAVNHMFSQGIKDVEFVICNTDKQALASSTVPNRLQIGADLTEGLGAGANPERGKQAAIESREQIRELLSNGTKMVFITAGMGGGTGTGAAPVIAKVAKELGILTVGIVTAPFMFEGKKKRQQAEQGIKELSDNCDTVLVILNDKLREIYGNLPIRSAFAKADNVLSTAAKSIAEIITVTADVNVDFEDVKTVMKDSGAAVMGSSITEGENRAQRAAEEALASPLLNNTDIHGAQRILLSIMSGDQAELEMDELTEITECIQEKAGQNAEVIFGHGIDPTLGQSIRVTVIATGFAREAHNITSVVPRGSENAYTPSPESQINIFDKERQESAPAVPTFGAPEPVAAPEPQPVKFDLETSPAPVGYVPPVVSAPSAPAADPVLYQQAAPQAAPQPTVQHTLNRPTLDARAEERRRRLQELSSGLTTDAIKDQLETPAYLRRQVKLENVVPSSEQNISRFNLSDDNELLGDNRFLHDNVD; this is translated from the coding sequence ATGAATTTTACATTTGATATTCCGGCGCAGTCCAGGTCCATCATAAAGGTGATTGGCGTAGGTGGAGGCGGCTCTAATGCCGTAAACCACATGTTTAGCCAAGGCATTAAGGACGTGGAGTTCGTCATTTGCAACACCGATAAGCAGGCGCTGGCTTCTTCCACTGTACCGAACCGCCTACAGATTGGCGCCGACCTGACCGAAGGGCTGGGAGCAGGCGCTAACCCCGAGCGAGGCAAGCAGGCGGCTATAGAGAGCCGGGAGCAAATCCGGGAGCTGCTTAGCAACGGTACCAAGATGGTGTTCATCACGGCCGGTATGGGCGGCGGCACCGGTACCGGGGCTGCACCAGTAATTGCCAAAGTAGCCAAAGAGCTGGGCATCCTCACGGTAGGCATCGTGACGGCGCCTTTCATGTTCGAAGGGAAGAAGAAGCGCCAGCAGGCAGAGCAAGGCATTAAGGAGCTGAGCGACAACTGCGACACGGTGCTGGTGATTCTTAACGATAAGCTGCGCGAGATCTACGGCAACCTGCCTATCCGCTCTGCTTTCGCCAAAGCGGATAACGTACTGAGCACCGCCGCCAAATCTATTGCCGAAATCATTACCGTCACGGCCGATGTAAACGTCGACTTTGAAGACGTGAAAACGGTCATGAAGGATTCTGGTGCGGCCGTAATGGGCAGCAGCATCACGGAGGGCGAGAACCGTGCCCAACGGGCCGCTGAAGAGGCTCTGGCTTCGCCGTTGCTTAATAACACGGACATTCATGGTGCTCAGCGCATCCTGCTCAGCATTATGTCGGGCGACCAGGCCGAGCTGGAAATGGATGAGCTGACGGAAATCACTGAGTGCATTCAGGAGAAAGCCGGCCAGAACGCCGAAGTTATCTTCGGCCACGGAATCGACCCTACGCTAGGCCAGAGCATCCGGGTAACGGTAATTGCGACCGGCTTTGCCCGCGAGGCACACAACATTACTTCAGTAGTACCCCGTGGTTCCGAAAACGCCTATACACCTTCGCCCGAGTCGCAGATCAACATCTTCGATAAAGAGCGTCAGGAGTCAGCTCCAGCTGTGCCTACGTTCGGCGCTCCGGAGCCAGTAGCAGCCCCAGAACCGCAGCCAGTAAAGTTTGATCTGGAGACATCACCGGCTCCAGTAGGCTATGTGCCGCCGGTTGTTTCGGCTCCTTCAGCCCCAGCCGCCGACCCGGTATTGTATCAGCAGGCTGCTCCTCAGGCGGCTCCACAGCCAACGGTGCAGCATACCCTTAACCGTCCGACACTGGATGCCCGTGCCGAGGAACGCCGTCGGCGGTTGCAGGAGCTCAGCAGCGGGTTGACAACGGATGCTATTAAAGACCAGCTGGAGACGCCGGCTTATCTGCGTCGTCAGGTGAAGCTGGAAAACGTGGTGCCATCCTCTGAGCAGAACATCAGCCGCTTTAATCTCTCTGATGATAACGAGTTGTTGGGCGATAACCGCTTTCTACACGACAACGTGGACTAA
- the ftsA gene encoding cell division protein FtsA, which yields MQNDKIVVGLDIGTTKICALVGRKNEFGKLEILGMGKAVSEGVVRGIVSNIDKTVDAIKKAIRQAEEQSGINIGVVNVGIAGQHIRSLQHNGSITRASSDNEITLDDVNRLTNDMYRLVTPPGSEIIHVMPQDYKVDYEEGIMDPVGMSGVRLEGNFHIITAQSTAINNINKCVTKAGLEIDNLILEPLASSMSVLSDEEKEAGVALIDIGGGTTDLAIFKDGIIRHAAVLPFGGNIVTSDIKQGCLVMQNQAEQLKVKFGKAIAEEASEYEIVSIPGLRDRAPKEISLKNLAYIIEARMEEIVELVYAEIQRLGFQEKLAAGIVLTGGGSQLQNLVQLTEYVTGMDTRIGYPNEHLGKSRIEAVKSPMYATTVGLVLAGYRSLDDRMAQRGLEEPEPQQHVYQRPAAPEPRPAAAPAPQPAAQQPQTAAAQPEASKKPSGAGKFFQDIISRTKGLLIDDFDDKQY from the coding sequence ATGCAAAACGATAAGATTGTAGTCGGCCTCGACATTGGTACCACCAAAATTTGTGCTCTGGTAGGGCGCAAAAACGAATTTGGTAAGCTGGAAATTCTGGGCATGGGTAAAGCTGTGTCGGAAGGAGTAGTGCGCGGTATTGTGTCGAACATCGACAAAACGGTGGACGCTATCAAGAAAGCAATCCGGCAGGCTGAGGAGCAGTCAGGAATCAATATCGGCGTAGTGAACGTGGGCATTGCAGGGCAGCACATCCGCAGCCTGCAGCACAACGGTAGCATCACGCGCGCGTCTTCTGACAACGAAATCACGCTCGACGATGTGAACCGCCTCACCAATGACATGTATCGGTTGGTGACGCCACCCGGCTCCGAAATCATCCACGTAATGCCCCAGGACTACAAGGTGGATTACGAGGAAGGTATTATGGACCCGGTGGGAATGTCGGGAGTACGCCTGGAGGGCAACTTCCACATCATCACAGCCCAGAGTACGGCTATCAACAACATCAATAAGTGCGTTACCAAGGCCGGTCTGGAAATCGATAATCTGATTCTGGAGCCGCTGGCTTCTTCTATGTCGGTACTCAGCGACGAGGAGAAGGAAGCTGGTGTGGCCCTGATTGATATTGGAGGCGGCACTACGGATCTGGCTATCTTCAAGGATGGCATTATCCGCCACGCGGCCGTGCTGCCATTTGGTGGCAACATTGTAACCTCGGATATCAAGCAAGGCTGCCTGGTGATGCAAAACCAGGCCGAGCAGCTTAAGGTGAAGTTCGGTAAAGCCATTGCCGAGGAAGCCAGCGAGTACGAAATCGTGAGCATCCCTGGCCTACGCGACAGGGCTCCCAAAGAAATTTCCCTTAAGAACCTGGCCTACATCATTGAGGCCCGCATGGAGGAAATTGTGGAGCTGGTGTATGCCGAGATTCAGCGCCTGGGCTTCCAAGAAAAACTAGCCGCCGGGATTGTCCTGACGGGTGGTGGTTCGCAGCTGCAGAACCTGGTGCAGCTCACGGAATATGTGACGGGCATGGATACCCGTATTGGTTACCCGAATGAGCACCTCGGTAAGAGCCGCATCGAGGCTGTAAAGTCGCCGATGTATGCCACTACCGTAGGCCTGGTGTTGGCCGGCTACCGCTCCCTCGACGACCGCATGGCCCAGCGTGGCCTAGAAGAGCCCGAGCCGCAGCAGCATGTGTATCAGCGCCCAGCCGCGCCGGAACCACGGCCAGCAGCAGCGCCGGCTCCTCAGCCGGCCGCTCAGCAGCCCCAGACTGCTGCTGCACAGCCCGAAGCCTCTAAAAAGCCCTCGGGAGCTGGTAAATTTTTCCAAGACATCATCAGCCGTACGAAAGGATTGCTGATTGATGATTTCGACGACAAACAGTACTAA